TAAACCCTATGAACCGTATGCTTGAAGAAAGCCACCTAGCCGCTCATGCCTTGAACCGTGTATAGCCACCAAAAGGCGGCTGCCCTTCCGTGCATCCCCTCTGCCTAAACTTAGCCGTCCAAAAAAATCCATTTCTGCAATCCCACTCCCTCAAAATTTCCATCTCCCATTCGACACCCAGCCTCGAACCCTGATCATAAGGTGACTGCTGAAAAAGTTCCCAAGTAACATATTTAGGTGGATGCATACTTTCCACCCGAGCCTGCATCTCATCGTCAAAGACACCCCATGAGTGAGCCGTTTGTCTCGGCTCTTCAACTTGTGCACTCGAACCTGCACCCACAATCTCCCCTTCTTCTCTTTTTCGCCTCATCACTCGAGTCTTGGTCATCCATTTCACCTCCACTAGGTGCTTGCTTCCCCCATTGAAGCACCTTTAGTTTAACACCGTCACCAAACTTGATTTTATGCCACAATTTCGTCTTTTTGTACGGAATTTTCTAGCTCTTACAAACATCCTCCAGCGCAAATATAGTGCGTGGCTTTCTAAACACGTACTCCTCAGGCCGGAGTGCCCCATGCTTCTCCAATAATGCACTTAACAGTCGCGCATGTGGGATCAACAGCAGGCGGACATTCGGTTTCAAATTGTCTCGCTTCATCTCCACTTCCTTATTCAACATGAACAACTATGTGTTCATCACATTATTTTCCACCAATTTCTCCGGATGTGAAAAGTAATCGGTCGGCTTCACAATTTGATAAAAACTATCAGCCTTTGAATCAAACTTTGCTAAAGACCTCATAGTAGCAGGCGACAAAGTGACTATTTTGTTGTTGACTTTTCCCGATAACGTGATAGTTTTCGGAGGGTAGTTCACATCGTCTTTTGTAAGCGTGCTCATCCATTCCATAATACTTTTCACATATACATCTCTGTTCGAATGACCCTTAAAACTAAGCACCGCTTCCCATCCTAACGCGGTGAATTTTTCAAAGAACCCAAGAGCCTTGAAATCCGACCCCATTATTGTTTTTTCAATCATATTCTCCTTAATCGAATGAGCATCACCCATATTCTCATAGAATAACTCCAGTTGGGCTTCTAGTGGTAACTTACTTAACGGCCCATTTACCCACATGCCCCTGTACGGGATGTCATCGTGCTTCATAACATACGGTTCCTCCTGAACCTCTCGTTCTTCTTCCACCGGTTCACGGATTGATATTCCCGTTTGTTTTCCGCTTTTCATCGTTTTCAATCATTTTTCAACCTCTTTCAAACTCTGTCTCAAGCCTTTCCCTTCTCGGGTTTCCATATAAAATGTGAAAATGGGAAAATAAATAGGTAGGGAAGGTAAAGAAAGAAGTGTAAATGTAAGGgaaaaaaagaataaaataaaagtgaagaaaaagaaaaaaagtgtAATGCAAGGATAAAAATTTAGAAAGCAAGAACAACTAACTACTAACTAACTAAATAACTAACTAACACTAAGCGCACTaattccccggcaacggtgccatTTTGATCGATGTCGTATGGTCAgtcaaaaataaagttaaaagtgtcctattcaccttttactagtaaagggcaagtagggtgtcgaatccacggggaatcagtggaaagtatgAAAGCTCGTTGTTTTAATTATCATCTATTtctaaactaattgctttttgcagttGTGAGAATGATTATGAAAACAAATGTAAAGTGTAGTTGTAAACGATGATGAGAAAATGACCAATCTCCGGTTCTCAGGTTATGCAGAAAATCAGGTTACTTAGTTACTACCagttggaaatcacatagacatgatttgaaaacttgttttgataaataattaacggaTAATAcatttgattgcaatgatccacgatagAAACCGAAGGATTGAAGCAAATGAATAGTAATCCGGTTAATTTCCAATTCCAGATTTCATAAACATTAACAGATTCAATGATTAAAGGTTAAAATCAATGACAACTTAGAATTTAATCCCAATTGTTGatgaaataaaacaaataattgatGAACACCAATGATTACGATAATCAAATATTGTTTAATCGAAACAAGAAACAATAGGAACGACTAACGGAAGGTTTAATCGGATCCTAATCCAAAAAGTCGTAACAATACGCAACCCAATGTTTAAACAGAAACCCTATTCCCGGAGACTGTCACGGGACGACTAGCCACTCATGACGTTCGTACGATCTTCAATAGCTTGAAAAAGAGATGAACACATGATTAACTTGAATGTTGGtggatgattgatgatgatcttgaGTGATTATGAGAGCCAAAGATGTTGTAAAATTGCTGCCAATTATCAATGGAATCTCCCTTGAAAAGTGCTCCCAAATTATGTTATACGACTGCCAATAGTCCACCGAGAAGAAGTCCCAGAAGTCTTCCAAGTTGTGTTATGGCTACTAATCTTTCACGAAGTAGGGTTAAACCCTTATATGCCTTCCAAAATAACAATCACTTGCAAGCCTCCTCATTATTGTTGTTTGTCAAACCGTAGGCCCCATGTGCAACCGTAAACCCCATGTTAACCTTGCTGTTGATTTTGTGAGCCATGCACATGCAACCGTAGCCACGTTTTCAACTCCATAACCGGCGACGTGTTTGACCAGCCAAACAACATCTCACAATCAACTTTCACATAATATCGTTTCACCCCCCTTAACTTCTTTACTTCATATTCCTTTTATGTTTTCAATATATTCATCTTTGGATTAATGACCAACCAGCCCTTCAACTTTAATATGTCATAATTCTTAACATCCGAACCATATTTCACTTTCCAATAATGACCGAAAGGTCCCTAAACTTCAATCTTTGATATTTCTTGAGTTCCAATCACCATATCTTGACCCGAACATCTCCCGACAAAATCATTCACCTTGTTTATCCACTTTGGCTGTTCTGCTTCATCTCTAACCATCCTAACTTCACCGTATTGCGCATTCTTACCCGCAAACATACAAACTCTCGCAATAAACCAATTCaaagcatataatcacataaaaGCGCACAAAACATATAAGATAAACCCTTAAACACTTATATTTCACACTCTACATTATGTATGAACACTCAAGTGGCTTTCTAGTTTCAAAGTAACATAACACCGTCTAGCCTCCAACACTTAGTTAACTCTTTCCATGTTGTGGTGGTTCACCCGGGTTAGGACTTACTTGGCTACTTGAGAATGTATTAGTTAGTTTATTGCTTGTCATTCATGACCCTCCGGATCATCATTGTGATGATTTATGTAGtggtgaatcatacaatgaggattaatcctccatgcttgacttatatgAAACTCATGATGGACTTAGCTTAGATTTATTATAactatataaatatatgtatatatatgaacaTGACCGAATTTATGATGATAATCGGTTTATGGTTATTCGTCATAAACTTAGGCTACTTTATCTACAAATCTATGTCTCTCATTGACGATTCTAATGGGCAAACTAGGACCTATGaaatcacatacaacttagtGTTAAAAAACGAGTACTTGAACTAGATATACTTTTATGCATAACATACTTTTGTACTCAAATTCTAAATCCCAAACCTAACTACTCCATAAACACCGTATAACCTTACCTTCGATTCCTTATTCACAAACAACTCATCACTCACGGATAATCAGAAAGCTTTTGCAaaattgtgagtatactcaaCGCCTTTTTTTTTACCGTttttacactttttgggtgcaatatgtttacATATACAAAACACCCTCAAGATACATACTTTTATGCAATCATACAAACAATCTAATATATGCATGCTAAtacgttatacttgattcgtTATTCTGGGTTTATTCTtttgtgatgaacttgtcattaacttcgtacaagcctaccgttaacatgtataacgctataggagtaatgcaccacCCATGTTcgtgaggtcatgttaagtcatTCATTCATACTTGCGTAATCTTTGGGTTGACttgtttattcacatgccagtttatacgttaatcttgataactaagTTTGCTATGTGGATTGTtcaaacttttatacttatatgctagtactcaaaacttgtatactcgccaatacttttgtattgaactatagtttaatacatgttgcaggattatgacgatgatgatgcacggaacttagtaggatgcctagaaatGCACCAAACTTAAATTCGTGTTTATTAGTTTAGTCATTCAATAATTGTTGTAATTGTTCGTTTCAAACTTGTTGTATTTCTATTTCAGACATGTAATGGATCTTagtaatgaaatgaaatttattactaaatacttgtcacaatttagtgttatgaagtctcgagcaattTTGTTtccgtctcactccgatgtttccgccatcggttgggatgtGACAAATATAGCTAATATATCGAAATGTGTTTCTAAAGCATCCCTACTAGATTTCGTCAATATCAACATCATCAATCTGCAACATGTttaaaagtatagttcaatacacaATGTAttggtgagtacacaagtttaataataACATAAGTATATAAAAGgtttaaacgaatccacatggcagaAATAGCTAACTAGATTAATGTAATCATGGCATGCAATTATACAAGTCAATCCTCTGATTACCGCATGAATtaaagacttaacatgaccacaagactacggacggtgcgttactcctatagcgctatacatgttaaggagAGGATCgttcgaagttaatgacaagtgaATCACATAAGAATGTTCCAAGAATACAAATCAAGTATCACATATTTAAGCATGCATGATTGGATTGTTTATGTTTGCATAAAGTATAAGTGTGATTGCGTGTATTTGATAAGTTAAACATATTGCACCGAAAATTGTAAAACGTGAAAAGGGtgtttgagtatactcacagttttgcaaAACTTTCCTTTTTAACTTctcattttttttccttttccttcttttttttttggaaaagtcaCTAGCGCGAAATTTAAAGTAGGGGAGGACCGATGGGTATGGAACGCAGCTGATAGAGGAGAATTCTCAGTGGAAAATGTCAGAAAACAGATAAACAAGCAGGACGGCGTCGGAATTGAGGAAGAATGGAAACATTGGAAGCATTGGGTGCCGCCAAAGATAAATTACTTCACATGGAGAACTACGCTTGACAAGATTCCGGTGAAGCAAGAGCTGATTAGGAGAGGCATACCAGTAAGTTATCCACTCTGTTCCAGATGTGAAGTACGAGAAGAATCGGCTGGCCATTTAATTTGTGAATGCACCATGTCAAAATCAATATGGAGGTACGTACTTGTATGGCTAAAACTACCATTGTCCAATGAATTTCGTTCTTGCAATGAGGCTTTAGAGTTTGTGAAAGGTTTAACAGGATCTGAAGAATGGAAGAAAGTTCTAAATGTGGTATTCCAAACGACTATGTGGAATATATGGAAgtcaagaaatgaaaaggaattcgACGGCTATACCCACACCGAGAACAACATAGTGGAGGCAATAATGTCGGATAACTTTATCTGGCTAAAGAGTAGATTAAAACTTCAAGATATTGTATGGGAGAGATGGGTGGATTTCAATATAAGAGACATAGTGAGATAATCCGATGTAATTGGGGTTGTATCGTATTGTTTTAAGTTCCGTGTTTATTTTGTACTGTACTTCAGGTTTTTACAGCATATGCTGACCCTATTCCATCAATCATAGAATCTTACGGTTAAGAAAAAAACTATCTTCTCCCTCTTCAAAGTATCAAAACTTCTTTTCAACATATTAcccaaatattattttataaaagagtaaattgccattttggtccctatggtttggtcaattttgccactttagtccaaaactcaaactttttgcatctgggtccctgtggttttagttttattgccattttggtccaaaaatgaaatcaggtcatatttgtcttataaaatcctgttattttgtcattttccgcaggggcaaaatgatcatttcttttttataaatagatatcatattttataagacaaatatgacctgatttgcccctgaggaaaatgacaaaattgcgggattttataagacaagtatggcctgatttcatttttggaccaaaatggcaataaaactgaaaccacaagaacccagatgcaaaaaatttgagttttagactaaaatggcaaaagtaaCAAACCTcggggaccaaaatggcagtttactctttataaaaaactcatttttataaAGGGTATTGTTAAATGTACCCATAAGTcaaccgttttattatttatttaacagTGGAAGGGTATTGTGGGTTTAGATATAGCCACCCTATTTCTCATCCTGACAACTATGTCCCACATACACACTTAAATTCTGCACCCCCCATCTTTCATATTGTTATAAGTTTATACCCTCATCATATTATTACATTACAGTTATAtgttattaaattaaaaaacaaaccaaaaattacttttaacattttaataatatatatagtttttctaatacttttattgttttaattttagttttattttattatcataataataataagtgaATAGTACTTTTAACATTTTataatataaataatttttctaatacttttattattttaatatcataataataattattatttttattattatttttttaactttaatgaTTTTCTTTTTGTCATGGATTGGGATAAGCTTGATATTGAATAATATCTTTTTCTCAGGTAGTATGTTATGGTTAAGTAATAATATCTAACGTAATTATAAATGATTTAAATTCCGCtctttgattgaaaaaaaaaactaatggtaTGACCGAACTCTGTAGTATATTTTCTTCAATTTTCTCAAGTGTTATTTATATAATCGTTCATAATTACTAAAATTACATTATAAGAAAAATGTCATTTCGACTCAACTTTAAACCTTTTTTAAACAAGCACAGCAATTCTTTTCTTAGTAGTTGTTCGGAATAAAGTTAAACCCAACTGTCTGAACGTAATAATAATAAgatttgatttattttataaagaGTTGATAGAAGAAACCAATGAAATAAAAAAGGTATTGTTTtcattgaaaaaaaatataaatcatTAAAGAACAAGCTATAGTTACTTGAGtaatttaaaagaaatattaaTAAAGTTTAATATGTTGGttaaaaaagaaaagacaaagacaaatacaaaataaataaggaacaccattttggtaaatagttttcaataaacactattttggtaaatattttatccaccaacactagtttgggaaaaattctactaataatagtataacaaaatataaaaaattaacaaaagtattataaaataaaataagataaaaaacaTAATCATTACTTTTgactatataataaaatataattattattttttactttataataaaataatataataaagtagttaatcattacaaaatcATTAATAAAGTTGACTTTTGGGTATACTAATCCTTGTGAAGGGTATATTTATCACACCCCTTTataaggctacacggtatgggggtcggccccggcccgtcgcgggtcggcgacggtccaaacaccgtgccgcccccatTCGTCCCTGTCCTCTCCGTCCCATTCTGGCCGTTTGCGACGTACCGAAATGGTGGGCCCATGGTCAATTTTGACagttaaaaacaataaaaaataataaatttcaaACGGCTATTTTTTAATTTCTCCCCCAtttcacttccatttttataaatactcacctcttttactcattttttcacaacttttcacccactacaatctcacatctctctcacattttataaccctctcccctttttataaaaactcatctatttttttacccgctaccaccccatctctcactaaaaaattatcatggcttcacccgtttcttccatttcttcaatttcttctatgtcttcatcgtcttcgtccgagtggtattcatcatctttggaagaggatgctattatgcacaacatgattatgaacgcggctcaggTGTTCATGGCGGCCGATGAAGGGTCGTCCCGACGGCTAACTAGACGAGCAAAATATaaccgagaccaagaaggtattttactttttttttccttatgttttatatagattttaaaatgtattttataattaatttcatttatgttttgttctaaatttacagccggccacgataaactagtagccgattattttgccgacgaacccgtgtacccagccgagatttttcgacgtcgcttccgcatgagtcgtccactgttcttacgtattgcaggcgacatggcctagtctgatccgttttttacattgcgaaacgatgctaggggcaaaggggtttcagtaatttacaaaaatgtacgtcggccattcgccaacttgcGTACGGTTACGCACCAGATGCATTAGACGAGTACATTAGGATGTCTGAAAGAACCGTACGTCGATGTTTGTACAAGTTTTGCCaatgggttgtcaaattgtatagcaagcgatacctgcggaaaccgaacgcaaacgacgttcaaaaattatatcaagcacacgaacagagacatggtttcccaagaatgctcgggagcattgattgcatgcactggcagtggcagaactgcccggttgcatggcaaggtcagtatactaggggagatcagggacatccgactatcattctagaggctgttgcgtcacaggatctctggatatggcatgctttttttggtctacctggttcGCTTAATGACCTCaacatcatataccagtcacagatttttgatgatgtagtggcgggtacaggtccagacacaagctttacggtttcaggggtggagtacaggcgaggttactacctagccgatgggatatacccaacgtactcgacaatCGTTAAAACTATCCCGCACCCGACCGACGACAAAATGAAAAAGTTTGCAAAGTTTCAAGAGGGCgcaagaaaagatattgaacgggcttttggtgttctacaaaaaaatggcacatcatttctattccagcacgttcgcaaacaccaaggaggttacgacacattatgtacgcttgtatcatccttcataacatgatcattgaagacgaagggagagcgatatgcgactacgacgaaaacgcgtctactggaaattctgttccagttagtgaggaacaacaagatttgaacgtcttcgctctacgtaacgaatacacacatcacaacctacaagcgtgtgacaactcggactttagacctacTTCGTACATGTTATGATTACGAGATTTGATTTAAATGATATGTCATTATGTGCTACATGTATTGTGTATTAAGTGTGGTTGTTGTTAATAAAAATTGGATCACACAACACActcggcccaagggcagcccaagcggatgggccggcccactcccatACGCGCACAAAAATTAAACACCTTAGGGACTTGATTGTTTCTCATTGTTACAAAATATCTTAACACACACTAAACCCTAGCTAATCTCTCCCTCACGCACAACCGGACGGCTCAATCAAGAATCGGATCATCTCTTgaaatcggttagtgtttaattgtgatTTTGTGATTTAATCGAATGTGTGTTGATCGGATCGTTTGTTAACCGGCCGGATATTGCTTGTATGATAATTGGATAGTTGTTAATCGGCCGGATGATGTCATGATGTTAATATGATTGATCGATTCAGTTAGTATGATTGTTTGATTTGATTGCTGTTGAACGACCCGTGTAATGATAACCGGCCGAACAGATTTGCTAATCGGCCGGACATAGATGTTAATCGGCCGTTATgaattggaactccttcggaaggaacagttgtatgccaaactttctaaatgcgacttctggcttcgtgaagtccacttcttaggccacgtagtgaacaaggatgggatccatgttgatccatccaaggtagattcgatcaggaactggcctgcaccgcgtacaccgacagagatacgccaattcttgggtctggcaggttactacagacggtttatcaaggatttctcgaagattgctcagccgcttacgttactgacacagaagggtgttacctatcgctggggagagccccaggagaccgcttttcagcacctaaaggatagactttgcagtgcacctatcctctcattgccagagggcacagacgacttcgtggtttattgtgatgcatccattcggggactgggatgtgtgttgatgcagcgcgacaaggttattgcctacgcctctcgtcagctaaaggttcatgaacggaactacacgacgcacgacttagagctgggagctgttgttt
This is a stretch of genomic DNA from Helianthus annuus cultivar XRQ/B chromosome 16, HanXRQr2.0-SUNRISE, whole genome shotgun sequence. It encodes these proteins:
- the LOC110919339 gene encoding uncharacterized protein LOC110919339 produces the protein MSYVTSAKFKVGEDRWVWNAADRGEFSVENVRKQINKQDGVGIEEEWKHWKHWVPPKINYFTWRTTLDKIPVKQELIRRGIPVSYPLCSRCEVREESAGHLICECTMSKSIWRYVLVWLKLPLSNEFRSCNEALEFVKGLTGSEEWKKVLNVVFQTTMWNIWKSRNEKEFDGYTHTENNIVEAIMSDNFIWLKSRLKLQDIVWERWVDFNIRDIVR